Proteins encoded together in one Impatiens glandulifera chromosome 1, dImpGla2.1, whole genome shotgun sequence window:
- the LOC124920262 gene encoding 2-dehydro-3-deoxyphosphooctonate aldolase has protein sequence MDSSALLLNQLKSAEPFFLLAGPNVIESEEHILRMAKHIKAIASKFDLPLVFKSSFDKANRTSSKSFRGPGMEEGLKILEKVKVAYDIPIVTDVHETIQCEAVGRVADIIQIPAFLCRQTDLLVAAAKTGKIINIKKGQFCAPSVMVNSAEKIRLAGNNNVMVCERGTMFGYNDLIVDPRNFEWMREANCPVVADITHSLQQPAGKKLEGGGVASGGLRELIPCIARTAVAVGVDGIFMEVHDDPLNAPVDGPTQWPLRHLEELLEELVAIGKVSRGKQPFNIDLTPFRD, from the exons ATGGATTCATCGGCACTTCTACTTAACCAGCTCAAG TCAGCTGAGCCGTTCTTTTTGTTAGCCGGTCCCAATGTCATCGAATCAGAGGAGCACATTCTACGGATGGCTAAACACATCAAAGCCATTGCTTCCAA GTTCGATTTGCCGCTTGTTTTCAAGTCTAGCTTTGATAAAGCCAACAGGACATCATCTAAATCGTTTCGCGGCCCTGGCATGGAGGAAGGATTAAAG ATCCTTGAGAAAGTTAAAGTAGCGTATGACATCCCTATTGTGACTGATGTGCATGAGACTATTCAG TGTGAAGCTGTTGGAAGGGTTGCAGATATTATTCAGATTCCAGCATTTCTCTGCCGGCAG ACAGATCTTTTAGTTGCAGCTGCCAAAACtggaaaaattatcaatatcaaGAAAGGCCAATTTTGTGCTCCTTCG GTGATGGTAAATTCTGCTGAGAAAATTAGATTGGCTGGAAATAACAACGTTATGGTTTGCGAGAGGGGGACAATGTTCGGCTATA ATGATTTAATTGTTGATCCACGCAACTTTGAGTGGATGAGGGAAGCAAATTGCCCAGTT GTAGCTGACATCACTCATTCTTTACAACAACCTGCTGGGAAAAAG CTGGAAGGTGGTGGTGTTGCTAGTGGAGGCCTTCGCGAGCTAATACCATGTATTGCAAGGACTGCAGTTGCTGTCGGAGTTGATGGAATTTTCATGGAG GTGCACGATGATCCTTTAAATGCTCCAGTTGATGGACCGACACAATGG CCCCTTCGCCATTTGGAAGAATTGCTAGAAGAGCTAGTAGCTATTGGT AAGGTGAGCAGGGGGAAACAACCATTCAATATCGATCTCACTCCATTTCGAGATTAG